The stretch of DNA AGGGGAAGGTTCACTGTGTGCTGTCTTGTCTAGCACAACATACTACTATAGGGCCTGACTATGTGGGCACTGGGCAGGAAGGGTGGAGAGTGAAGGAGATAATAAGAGCCTAGACCAATCGGGCTCCCTGTAGACCAATAAAGAAAACACCCTACCAAGTTAATCataaggggagagagagagagagagagagagagagagagagagagagagagagagagagagagagagagagctatatATACCCAAACTCACACTTCTGTTGTTATATGGATTTTCTTATAGCAATACACACAAACTGCAGACGTGTTGTGGCCACTGTATAGCATCTTAATTTGCACGGCACACTCCTGCTCATGCAACAATAAAGTAACATCAATGTGACAGGGGTTTTATAACCATTATGATCTCTAACGGTGACCTTTATATCACATACTATCGCCTATTCTTTGGGCCAAGACAGCCTACACTCGTGAGCAGCTAAGTTACTGTATGCATGACTGGAAAATCGATAGAAATCTTTTTACGAGGTTTTCGCAGGAATGGTCACTTGGTATTTCCTGCCCAGGACGCGGAGTTTAACGCGTTATTTAGGAGGTAATAAAAATGTAAGCAACCACAGTAAATGGCAGCACGCATGATTGCGTGCAAATGAGTTGTTTTGACTATCTATTTACCTTTTCTTTCAGTGTCGCTTGCTTCTCCATCCTGTCTGACTGCTTTGGCTTCTGCAACGGGTTATCGCTCTCATCCCATCACACTCCTCGTTGATTTATAAACGCACAGCCAGGACTGTTTATGCCATCGAGAGGTGTTCAAAAATTCATCCGAAATGTCAACGCTGCAGAGCGAGTGTCGACGAACTGGGGGAGAAAGCCGCAAAAAACTGAGCTGCCTGGCGTTCAGAAGAAACTTTTCTCAAGGAAAGTGCGCCATGTTGTCaaatcttttcctttttttcttgccctTTTTCCCCTGTTGCCATAGTGGATTTCTTATGCACTGTGCGGTGGGAGGCATGGTTTGACTGGCGGGGGCTGTGGGAGCTAAGCTAGGGGAAAGGAGACAGGAATTAAGGGATTAAAGAcactttcccccttttttttttacttacaatTTAAAACGTGACAGTACTCCATTGTAGTTTCACAGAAAAAGGCCACGTCGAGTTTGATGACGAGTCTGGATTTTTACGAGCGAAATATTCAAAAACCTATTTATAATTAGCTTACCTACTCTTGATAACGAGCTTTCTCTTGAGGTGTTTCCAGAGTTAAAACAATTTCACTACTATTAAAAACTCTACCTAAATAACGTAGCCTTGTTACTAAGCtaattataatgataaataCGCAGATTTTATATCAACCTGAAAACTGGAGCCGCAAGGTGGGTCAGGTGAGATTAATGCCACCTGTCAAAGGATTAAATTGTGAAATGAGATGCGTCACCGTGCTTAGAAGCTGTGTATTAATGACCATTAGAGGGCGCTGTCTGAAAGCTATTTCCATTGACTCCTAATGGACATCTTAATTGTCTTGATGAAATATAGCCTCAGTACATTTGATGGTACCCATTGTCTCCACATCATCCTCGCCAACTGTTCAGGTGATGacaaaaataagataaataatgaacaaataaactaaTAGATGATAATGTCAGAAATCCAATGCCTCTGTGTTTAATTTGTGATGCGTATAGGCTATTTGCATTGATTTTTCAGGAACATGTTTTGTAGCATGGAAATAGCATGTGTTGTTACTAGTCTATATTGAATTTTTTGTATGTCCCATTGATTACTGGAGTTGCCCATGCTGACATATATTTTTAGTACGTGTTcctattttactattttaatcCGCAGACACCATGAGTATTTTAGTTTcgggctttttttttcaccgaCGCTGTCACAAATCAGACGTGCACTTGCGGAGAAGATAGTTACAGCAGCGTGATGCAGCTGAAGCCTTTTTTGCATGTTGCAGTCAGTGAAGAGTTGAACCCTTGAGGAGATAAAACTTTTTTGAGAAGAAAATGTTCATAGCACGATCCGACTCTGGCTGTTGTGTAGCTGCATGTGGAGGCATCAAGCCCAAACAGTACCCTGCAGGATCACAGGGAGCTGTCAAGCCTCTTTCACTTCTGTGCTCTGGATGTGCCTGCAGCAGCCAAAGTCTCTGTGTTCAGGAGCTGAGCTGCTGATTATGGCCACAGCGGCATCATGTGTAGGCCTATATATCTCTGGGACACCGACTCAAAGACTGAAATGAGTTACATAATATAATTTGTGGAAAGCCAAAACCCCATTATCGCTAAACTCAACTGTTACCATAGTTTAAGCTATTATTGGTTATCGATTTGTGTTGTCTCAAGTCCAGTGCTATATCCcttgcagctctctctctctctctgtacaatCTGATTTTTGTAGCTATCGCTTTCATTGTAAGGCTGTCTTTACCAAATAGGTGCATTCATTGTACTGTGTTCCAGTTTTGAGTTGTTTGCATTTTCACTCAGACCTATAAGTAGGCTACTTTACGATAAAGTTCATACACCCTTCTTTATGTTTAGGTCCCGATCCGGATCTGTCAGGTTTGAGCCGTCCGTGTGACATTTTGCCGCCCTGAAAGTGGCGCAGCTCACGGTGTCCCACAGGCGGCGAGCCCGCTTTTGGTAGTCGGGGATCGGAGCCAAAATAGTAGCGACTCTTTTGGTAATGCCAGCAGCGCCTGCATCTCCTTTAGAGGGGAAAGGAGCAGGCAGGGGACAGCGTGTAAAATTGTCACCTAGAAGCTATGGGTTCTCTAAGGAGGTGAGATAGGGATAAAATCATAACTGGAAAGAGAAAAcgtggggggggaaaaaactttGCTCGAAAACTGGTGTTATCTCTTTTAAGCAAAATAGATTGAAATGTGCTTTCCGTGCAACCATGAAATGGAAAGTCAGCCGCTTCTCCTCCCATTCCCTGCGAGAAATAGGCTCTCAGCCATGTCAGCGCACATAATAGGAATATTTCACCCTACATCAGATCAGACTCTGACTCTTCTTACACAAACATCTTGTTGCCAAAGAAAATGGGGTGAAACTCCTTATTCGGTGGAATCTCATTCATCTCCAACCTGCCTCAtctcaccccaccccccaccagcTCCTGCATGGGAGTTGTCCTGTGGCAGAGCAGTGCTTAACGCTGATTGGTCAACAAGTGGGGGCTCCCCTGCCAAGCCCACAACAGCAGTAGGTATATATGCTCTTAGAGGCAGGGggcaaaggaaaagagaaagtttGGAGTCATTTCATATTCAACACAACCTCTCAACTGGTTGCCTTCTCATCTATTTGGATCAGGTGAGTTAATGCATGTGTCCtattctgttttgtgtgttgtttttgttttgttttgttttctggtcAGTGTTCTTTGGTAATTAATGCAACATGAAAAAGAGCAGATGTGATTTTCATGTACAACACAGAGGCAACCATTGAAATAATGAGCTTGATTATCATCCCCTGGCATTACACTGACATGCTTGCaagggtcattttttttttagcttgatgttttaatttttttctcatagcaGGTGCTTCCTAGGGCTAACAGAACACTACGGGCATATTGGATTGTCTTGGCCCCATATGCCTTTGTTGTACATCACTGACACCATTTCCTGTGCTGTTTACTGTTGAAGTATATTAAGTTGTCTGCTTGTTGCCTCCACAATCAGATGAAGACCCAGCGACCTCTTCATGTGGCCACCCCAGTGAGGGAGAGCCTTGCCCTGACGAAAGTGGCAGGGACCTCAGTTTACCTCAAACTGGACTCATCGCAGCCCACTGGGTCCTTCAAAATCAGGGGCATTGGGCACCTCTGCAAAACAGTGAGTAGCTCCCTCTTGTCCAAAGCAGAAGAGatcacagaaaatgtgtgtagTGTTCAAGGGTGATGGTGCcatctgttttgtctttgtttacaaGTGGTTCAAACCACTCGAAGAGGCAGGGCCGTGGTGATGAGTAGGGGTCAGAAAAGATTAGCATATTCCCAAAACAACCAGAACAGGCCAGTTTAAGAGGGTGTGCTCCAGTCTGAACTCGGTTGCTGTCGCTCTGCTAACATGTTTACAGCCTAGATACAGCGGGGAGCAGCGACTTTAACATGTGGGGGTCTTGACAGTGTTGTGTCTTGGGTTTGTCTTGCAGTGGGTCGAGCGAGGCTGTGAGCGATTCGTCTGCTGCTCAGGTAAGCAGCACATCAAAGGCAGCATTTCAAAAACTAATGTCTCTTTGCGCTGTCGGTGTGCAACATGTGTGTAATCACTGATGATTCTGGTCGGAACAGGAGGAAATGCAGGCATGGCAGCGGCTTATTCTGCTCGTCAGCTCGGGATACCAGCCACCATAGTGGTACCAAGTGTCACTCCCAGTCCAACTGTGGAGAGGCTGAAGGACGAGGGTGCCAGTGTGATCATCCATGGCAAGGTTTGTTAATCCAGCATCCACCATGTATATGTTATGGTTTCCAAATATGTGCCTGATTTtagaaaacatctcagtgaAATAATTACATTATATCAGCATGAACGGAAATATATGTATGAATTCAGGTAAAGGGAGGTGTTGGTGAAGAtggtaaaatattaaaaatacaagTCGTTTCAGTGGTAACATgcccttttctctgtttcaggcTCTCAATGAAAGCATTGAATACGGACAGCAGCTTGTAGCTAACAACCCCGGCTGGATTTTCATCTCTCCCTTTGATGATCCCCTCATCTGGTGAGAAACAGTCTCAAACCTGTCtgtcattttcacagtttttcccCCCTGCAGTTCAATACCATTTGTACAATGCTCTGCACTCTGAGCAGAAGTTCTTGTCACCGTAATCTATCTCCGAAGATAAAAGGGGATGAGTGATAAGACACATTCCGCTCCACTCCAAAGGAAATGAAAGTGTTGTGCAAATTACTGATTTGTACATCTGTGTTATCGTGCATTTccagagaaacacattttttgtgttattgataACAGCAGTTGCATGAGCTTCAATGAGGTGTTATGTCAGACATGTCTTATCTCAGTCATTTCCACTAGCGCTAACTTTGGAGGTCTGCCAGATAATGCAAAACATCTTACAGATTGTTGGACCTGGAAGATGTTGGATAAATTTACTTTGTGGATGTCACAGTCAAACAGTcagtaaataattacaaatGTGGGCTACACTGAGCATGGCTAGCAGCTGATAAAAACAGTTTcatttaaagtaaaaaatacacaattcaGTTCTCTGCCAGCACAGTCTGTCAAAATTAAAACTTTATTCAGAGCTGACACtaaacatatcttttttttccccttctccaCAGTATAAATGGCTGTTGGTTTTCCAGGAAACTGACTCGGCAgggttttggtttgttttgcaggGAAGGCCACACGTCTCTggtgaaggagctggaggaggaactGAAGGAGAAGCCTGGAGCGATAGTTCTGTCGGTGGGAGGCGGAGGCCTGCTGAACGGAGTAGTGGAGGGACTGCGTCGTGCGGGCTGGGCTGACGTGCCCATCGTAGCCATGGAAACCGTGGGAGCACACAGCCTCAATGCAGCCATGAAGGCTGGGGAGCTGGTCACTTTGCCTGCAATTACCAGGTATGAGACCCACTCATAATCGCCATAACACCCTAACAACAGCATTGTTACTCagcctgttttttctttctgatcTTTATGTTGAAGAGACACTCTTATTTTCTGCTCTCCAGTATTGCTACAACACTGGGCCTGACGAGGGTATCTGCACAGACTCTGAAGCTGGTTGGCGAGCACACAGTTTTCTCAGAACTAGTCACAGACCAAGAGGCTGTTAAAGCCGTCGAACGTTTTGTTGGTGAGTATAACCTGTGTGCCAAACACCTGTTTACCCACAACTAAGCTTGGGGTATCAAATATTACGATATGTGTGGTCATATGCAATATTCTCTACAATACTCATGTATGTCAATCACtcactttagggttaggtttagagttattttatttttttgaaatgttgGGTTATGTGAAATTTAATGTAATACTGAATATCGCAATATTTCAGCGCCACAATATCAttgtattacattttgaatatcACGAAGGCCTGCCCACAGTAAATCAAACATGCCAAAAAGCATCCCTGAAGCTCatctccctttgtctctcccCTGTCTGCAGACGATGAGAAGATCCTGGTGGAGCCTGC from Myripristis murdjan chromosome 9, fMyrMur1.1, whole genome shotgun sequence encodes:
- the LOC115365565 gene encoding L-serine dehydratase/L-threonine deaminase; this encodes MKTQRPLHVATPVRESLALTKVAGTSVYLKLDSSQPTGSFKIRGIGHLCKTWVERGCERFVCCSGGNAGMAAAYSARQLGIPATIVVPSVTPSPTVERLKDEGASVIIHGKALNESIEYGQQLVANNPGWIFISPFDDPLIWEGHTSLVKELEEELKEKPGAIVLSVGGGGLLNGVVEGLRRAGWADVPIVAMETVGAHSLNAAMKAGELVTLPAITSIATTLGLTRVSAQTLKLVGEHTVFSELVTDQEAVKAVERFVDDEKILVEPACGAALAAVYCDIIKRLQKEGKLAQHLGPVVIVVCGGNNISMEQLSRLKEQLGVI